A genomic segment from Sorangium aterium encodes:
- a CDS encoding DmpA family aminopeptidase: protein MRCLRLRSGAALAAALLLPSLLACAGPRARPLPPASSAGALSAAPAGEARRRARDLGIVIGRLPTGKLNAITDVHGVRVGHVTHRRGAGRLDPGKGPVRTGVTVILPTSDDFWHNKVPAASFVLNGNGEMTGLHYVMEFGVLETPIVFTNTLSVGRALDGAIQYMLRRYPGIGVDEPTVTPIVGECDDSALNDIRGLHVSAEDVLEAAEHAADGPVDEGAVGGGTGMICYDFKCGIGTASRVLPEAAGGFTVGAIVQANFGARGELRVDGVPVGQEIRDLLPVPDVHGEGSLLAVVATDAPLSARQLERVARRIALAVGRTGTISRDGSGDLFLAFATGNRVPVEPEGLTRDLREVDDARLNPMFQGAEEAVEEAILNAMTMATTTFGQDDHVAHAIPLDRLREAMRRYGRLGEPGR from the coding sequence ATGCGTTGTCTACGCCTCCGCTCCGGCGCCGCGCTCGCCGCGGCGCTCCTGCTGCCCTCGCTCCTCGCGTGCGCCGGCCCTCGGGCTCGGCCTCTCCCTCCTGCATCGAGCGCTGGTGCGCTGTCCGCGGCGCCCGCCGGCGAGGCGCGCCGGCGCGCGCGGGATCTCGGCATCGTGATCGGCCGCCTGCCCACCGGGAAGCTGAACGCGATCACCGATGTCCACGGCGTGCGCGTCGGGCACGTGACCCATCGCCGCGGCGCCGGCCGGCTCGACCCGGGCAAGGGGCCGGTCCGCACGGGCGTGACCGTCATCCTGCCGACGTCCGATGACTTCTGGCACAACAAGGTCCCCGCCGCGAGCTTCGTCCTGAACGGGAACGGGGAGATGACCGGCCTCCATTATGTGATGGAGTTCGGGGTCCTCGAGACGCCCATCGTCTTCACCAACACCCTCTCCGTGGGCCGCGCGCTCGATGGGGCGATCCAGTACATGCTCCGGCGCTATCCGGGCATCGGCGTGGACGAGCCCACGGTGACACCGATCGTCGGAGAGTGCGACGACAGCGCGCTGAACGACATCCGCGGGCTGCACGTGTCGGCCGAGGACGTCCTCGAGGCGGCGGAGCACGCCGCGGATGGCCCTGTCGACGAAGGGGCGGTCGGCGGCGGGACCGGGATGATCTGCTACGATTTCAAGTGCGGTATCGGGACGGCATCGCGTGTCCTGCCGGAAGCCGCGGGCGGGTTCACGGTGGGCGCCATCGTCCAGGCGAACTTCGGGGCGCGCGGCGAGCTCCGGGTCGACGGGGTGCCGGTAGGGCAGGAGATCCGCGATCTCCTGCCCGTGCCGGATGTCCACGGCGAAGGCTCGCTGCTCGCCGTTGTCGCGACCGACGCGCCCCTGTCCGCGCGGCAGCTCGAGCGGGTGGCGCGGCGCATCGCGCTCGCGGTGGGGCGCACAGGGACGATATCGCGCGACGGCAGCGGCGACCTGTTCCTGGCCTTCGCGACGGGCAACCGGGTGCCGGTCGAGCCCGAGGGGCTGACTCGGGATCTCCGTGAGGTGGACGACGCGCGCCTGAACCCGATGTTCCAGGGCGCCGAAGAGGCGGTGGAAGAGGCCATCCTCAACGCGATGACCATGGCGACGACGACGTTCGGACAGGACGACCACGTCGCCCACGCCATCCCGCTCGACCGGCTCCGCGAGGCGATGCGACGGTATGGGAGGCTCGGTGAGCCGGGACGCTGA